In Vibrio lentus, a single genomic region encodes these proteins:
- the mutH gene encoding DNA mismatch repair endonuclease MutH, with the protein MKPEPQTQQELLDRAYAIAGMTFKELADEAEMIMPNDLKRDKGWVGQLLEWHLGAAAGSKPEQDFAKLGIELKSIPIGYSGKPLETTFVCVAPLMGVQGLTWETSHVRNKLSKVLWIPVEGEREIPLAERHVGSPLLWTPTPAEDEILKRDWEELMELIVLGNVEQITARHGEALHLRPKAANSRVLTEAYGASGKPIKTKPRGFYLRTQFTHNLLTTHYA; encoded by the coding sequence ATGAAACCAGAACCACAAACACAACAAGAGCTCTTAGACAGAGCGTATGCTATCGCCGGAATGACATTCAAAGAGCTCGCAGATGAAGCTGAGATGATCATGCCAAACGATCTTAAGCGCGATAAAGGCTGGGTTGGGCAACTATTAGAATGGCATTTGGGTGCAGCAGCAGGCAGTAAGCCAGAGCAAGATTTTGCTAAGCTAGGGATCGAACTAAAAAGTATTCCTATTGGTTATTCTGGCAAGCCTTTAGAAACAACCTTTGTCTGTGTCGCCCCCTTAATGGGAGTACAAGGATTAACATGGGAAACCAGTCACGTCCGAAACAAGCTCTCTAAAGTGTTGTGGATTCCCGTAGAAGGTGAGCGAGAGATCCCGCTTGCAGAAAGACATGTCGGATCCCCTTTACTCTGGACGCCAACCCCAGCGGAAGACGAGATCTTAAAAAGGGATTGGGAAGAACTGATGGAGCTGATCGTGTTAGGCAATGTTGAGCAGATCACAGCAAGGCACGGAGAAGCATTGCATTTACGACCGAAAGCAGCAAACAGCCGAGTACTAACAGAAGCGTATGGTGCGAGTGGGAAACCTATCAAGACCAAACCTCGTGGTTTCTACCTACGAACCCAGTTCACCCATAACTTGCTCACAACACACTATGCATAA
- the tnpA gene encoding IS200/IS605 family transposase, whose protein sequence is MGDYRSSSHVYWRCKYHIVWTPKYRYKILKDKVGKELYRSIYILCNMKDCEVLELNVQPDHVHLVVIIPPKLSVSSLLGVLKGRTAIRLFNRFPHIRKKLWGNHFWARGYFVDTVGVNEEVIRRYVRHQDKQDIEYEQQLQLLKN, encoded by the coding sequence ATGGGCGATTACAGAAGTTCATCACATGTCTATTGGCGTTGCAAATACCATATAGTTTGGACTCCAAAGTACAGATATAAGATTTTGAAAGATAAGGTAGGAAAGGAGCTTTATCGTTCAATCTATATTTTGTGCAATATGAAAGACTGCGAAGTTTTAGAATTAAATGTTCAACCAGATCATGTTCATCTTGTTGTCATTATTCCTCCCAAGTTATCAGTATCGAGTTTGTTAGGAGTTTTAAAAGGCCGAACAGCAATTCGACTTTTCAATAGATTCCCACATATACGTAAGAAATTATGGGGAAATCACTTTTGGGCTAGAGGGTATTTTGTAGATACGGTCGGTGTGAATGAAGAAGTCATTCGGCGATATGTACGACACCAAGATAAGCAGGACATAGAGTATGAACAACAATTACAGTTATTGAAGAACTGA
- the rppH gene encoding RNA pyrophosphohydrolase, producing MIDGDGYRLNVGIVICNNHGQVFWAKRYGQHSWQFPQGGIDEGETPEQAMYRELYEEVGLTKKDVKIVATSRHWLRYKLPKRLVRWDSKPVCIGQKQKWFLLRLDCDESHINMQRGSTPEFDGWRWVSYWYPVRQVVSFKRDVYRRAMKEFASLAMPFKERKTKGKRKLRRG from the coding sequence GTGATAGATGGCGATGGTTACCGATTAAATGTTGGTATTGTAATCTGTAACAACCATGGTCAGGTCTTCTGGGCTAAACGATACGGGCAACATTCATGGCAATTCCCTCAAGGGGGAATAGATGAAGGTGAAACTCCGGAACAGGCAATGTACCGCGAGTTGTATGAAGAGGTTGGCCTTACAAAAAAGGATGTAAAAATCGTCGCGACAAGTCGTCATTGGTTACGCTATAAGCTACCCAAACGACTGGTTCGGTGGGATTCGAAACCTGTCTGTATTGGACAAAAACAGAAGTGGTTTCTTTTGCGCTTAGATTGCGATGAATCGCATATCAATATGCAGCGTGGAAGTACACCTGAGTTTGATGGTTGGCGTTGGGTGAGTTACTGGTACCCAGTTCGACAAGTTGTTTCTTTCAAGCGAGATGTTTACCGTCGAGCAATGAAAGAATTCGCATCTTTAGCAATGCCGTTTAAAGAGCGAAAAACAAAAGGAAAACGCAAATTGCGTAGAGGTTAA